The sequence below is a genomic window from Persephonella sp..
TAAATTTGCGTCAAAAGAGACATATCCAACAGCTCCGGCATAGGGACCTCTTTTCTCCGGCTCAAGTTCCTCAATTATCTGCATAGCTCTTACCTTAGGAGCTCCGCTCACAGTTCCAACGGGGAAAACGGACTTTAAAACATCAAGAGGATGCATATCCTCCCTTAACACCCCTGAAACATCAGAAACTATATGCATCACATGTGAGTAATGCTCTATATACATAAATCTGTCAACCTTTACTGTTCCTGATCTTGCAACCTTTCCAACATCATTTCTCGCAAGATCCACAAGCATAAGGTGTTCAGCCCTCTCTTTTTCGTCACTTAACAATTCTTTTGCCAGTTTTTCATCTTCATCTTTTGTCTTTCCCCTTGGTCTTGTTCCTGCTATAGGTTTCGTTAAGATTTTTCCATCTTTGACAGAAACAAGAATTTCAGGTGAAGAGCCTATCAGTTTTATGTCCCTAAAATCCAGATAAAACAGATACGGAGATGGATTTATTGATCTGACTGCCCTGTAAACATTAATAGGATTAGTTTTCAGCTTCTTATGAAACCTCTGGGATATAACGACCTGAATGATATCCCCCTCTTCTATGTAATGCTTGCTTTTTTCAACAGCTTTTAAAAAATCCTCTTTTTTAAAGTTTGATTTCCAGCCTGAAATATCTACAGACTTCATATCAATAACAGGAATTCTACCCAGTCTTATCTCTCTACACAGTTTTTCTTCAATAAGGTTTATCCTGTTTACTGTCTCCCTGTATTTTTGCTCTAAATCCTGCTTATTCTCTAAGATCGCACTGACTATTATTTTTATGGTTTTCTTCACATTATCAAAAACCACAACCTCATCGCTGAGGAAGAAAAAAATATCCGGAAGCTTAAGAACATCAGGTTTTATATCCGGAACAGGCTCATAAAAATGAACAACATCATAAGCGACATACCCTACAAATCCTCCCCAGAAAGGCGGAAGACTATCTATTTTTGCAGGCTTAAACCTGTCTAAATATTTTTTCAGTTCATCTATAGGATCGTTTGTTTTTTTACACTCAATCTGTCCTTTGTCGTAGAACTCACAAAAATCCCTTTTAGTTTTTATATAAACAGGAAGTGAAGACCCGATAAAAGAGTATCTCCCTATATTGTCCCCCTGCTCAACGCTTTCAAACAAAAAGCTAAACCTTTCAGGGGAAAAAATTTTCTGAAATACAGAAAGGGGAGTATCAAGATCAGAAAGTATTTCCTTATAAACAGGTATTACATTATAATCTTGAGCAAGTTTTTCAAACTCTTCAAAAGAAAGATTTACAGACATTTATCAAACCTTTTTTAACATATTTTATCAGGAAGGAATTACAGCAACAAGATCAAACTCCCCGACAGATACAACAATCATCTTATCTTTGTTTGAATCAGCCATCACCATAACATCAATCCTTTTTCTGTCAATCCCACCCTCAACCGTTTCGTGAAGTTCCTCAAGTATAAACTCC
It includes:
- the trpE gene encoding anthranilate synthase component I; amino-acid sequence: MSVNLSFEEFEKLAQDYNVIPVYKEILSDLDTPLSVFQKIFSPERFSFLFESVEQGDNIGRYSFIGSSLPVYIKTKRDFCEFYDKGQIECKKTNDPIDELKKYLDRFKPAKIDSLPPFWGGFVGYVAYDVVHFYEPVPDIKPDVLKLPDIFFFLSDEVVVFDNVKKTIKIIVSAILENKQDLEQKYRETVNRINLIEEKLCREIRLGRIPVIDMKSVDISGWKSNFKKEDFLKAVEKSKHYIEEGDIIQVVISQRFHKKLKTNPINVYRAVRSINPSPYLFYLDFRDIKLIGSSPEILVSVKDGKILTKPIAGTRPRGKTKDEDEKLAKELLSDEKERAEHLMLVDLARNDVGKVARSGTVKVDRFMYIEHYSHVMHIVSDVSGVLREDMHPLDVLKSVFPVGTVSGAPKVRAMQIIEELEPEKRGPYAGAVGYVSFDANLDTAIAIRTAVVRNGEIYIQAGAGIVSDSVPEREYEETINKAKAMIKAVEMAERSQ